One genomic window of Ornithorhynchus anatinus isolate Pmale09 chromosome 12, mOrnAna1.pri.v4, whole genome shotgun sequence includes the following:
- the COMMD8 gene encoding COMM domain-containing protein 8: MEPEEGAPLWRLEKVPAELGAQLLHRAVDSLCGRAAPQGQNGDQLWDPAEWEAMREDIAVFFKTTVGHDRPDEEALQQLGQLSPRLQETVMQCLKGRKEEIRQALLGEVTAISSAQLQDFDWQLKLALSSDKLATLQMPLVNLDLDVRENGEVKPYSIEMSKDELQNLISALEAANKVVLQLK, from the exons ATGGAGCCGGAAGAGGGAGCGCCGCTGTGGCGGCTGGAGAAGGTGCCGGCGGAGCTCGGCGCTCAG ctcctgcaCAGGGCGGTGGATAGCCTCTGTGGCCGTGCCGCCCCCCAGGGTCAAAATGGAGACCAACTTTGGGATCCAGCCGAGTGGGAAGCCATGCGGGAAGACATCGCCGTGTTCTTCAAAACCACCGTGGGTCACGATCGGCCCGACGAAGAG gcCCTGCAGCAGTTGGGTCAGCTGAGCCCCAGGCTTCAGGAAACCGTTATGCAGTGTTTGAAAGGCAGGAAAGAAGAGATCAGGCAGGCCCTGCTAGGGGAGGTCACTGCAATCTCCTCCGCCCAGCTGCAGGACTTTGACTGGCAACTAAAG CTCGCCCTCTCCAGCGATAAGCTCGCCACATTGCAGATGCCACTTGTGAATCTCGATCTCGATGTGCGAGAAAATGGCGAAGTGAAACCGTATTCCATTGAGATGAGCAAGGACGAGCTTCAGAATCTCATCAGTGCCCTGGAGGCCGCCAACAAG GTTGTCCTACAGTTGAAGTGA